The DNA sequence TGCCGCCCTTTTGATATAGCCCAAACGACAAGGGCCGCCCCGTTGCCGGAGCGGCCCTTGCTGCAGCACAGGACTGGCGCGATCAGTGCGTGATGATCTTGGCCAGGAAGTCGCGTGCGCGTTCCGAACGCGGCGAAGCGAAGAACTCATCCTTGGCGCAATCTTCCACCACCACGCCCTTGTCCATGAACACCACGCGGTTGGCGACCTTGCGGGCAAAGCCCATTTCGTGGGTCACGACCATCATGGTCATGCCTTCCTGGGCCAGGCCGACCATGACGTCCAGCACTTCATTGATCATTTCCGGGTCCAGCGCCGAGGTCGGTTCATCGAACAGCATGGCGATCGGATCCATCGACAGCGCACGGGCAATGGCCACGCGCTGCTGCTGGCCACCGGAGAGCTGGCCGGGGAACTTGTCCTTGTGCGCCAACAGGCCCACGCGGTCCAGGTACTTCAGGCCCTTTTCGGTGGCCTCTTCCTTGGAGCGGCCCAGCACCTTGATCTGGCCGATGGTCAGGTTCTCGCGAATGGACAGGTGCGGGAACAGTTCGAAGTTCTGGAACACCATGCCGATGCGCGCGCGCAGCTTGGACAGGTTGGTCTTGGGGTCACCCACCGAGACGCCATCGACGGTGATGGTGCCTTTCTGAAACGGCTCCAGGCCGTTGACGGTCTTGATCAGCGTGGACTTGCCCGAACCGGACGGGCCGCACACCACCACCACGTCACCCTTCTTGACGGAGGTCGAGCAGTCGGTCAGGACCTGGAAGCTGCCATACCACTTGCTGACATTGTTGAGTTCAATCATTTGTTTCTCCTGGATTTCTGAATTCTGGATTGACTGGCCGTCCGCCTCGCTATAGCGCACCGGCGACGGCCGTCAAAGGCATTAGCGGATGATGGCGATCTTCTTCTGGAAGCGCTTGACCAGTTGCGACAAGCTGAAACTGAGAATGAAGTAGACCACGGCCACGAACAGGTACATTTCTACCAGACGGCCATCACGCTGAGCGATCTTGGAGGCGCTGGTGACGAAGTCCGGCACCGAACCCAGCACATAGACCAGCGAGACGTCCTGGAACAACACGATGGTTTGCGTGAGCAGGATCGGCGTCATGTTGCGGAAGGCCTGGGGCAGCACCACGTTGCCCATCATCTGCCAGTAGTTCATGCCGATGGCATAGCCGGCGAACACCTGGCCACGCGGGATGGACTGGATGCCCGAACGCATGATCTCGCAGTAGTAAGCCGCCTCGAACAGGATGAAGGTGATCAAGGCCGATTCGAAGGCGCCGACCTGGATAGGTTCGGAGGCGCCGATGATCCAGGCGCCGATGAAGGGCACCAGGAAGTAGAACCAGAAGATCACCAGCACCAGCGGAATGGAGCGGATCAGGTTGACGTAGGTGGTGGCGATGAACGACAACGGCTTGTTGGAAGACAGGCGCATCATGGCCAACAGCGTACCCAGGATGATGCCGCCGGCCATGGCCGAGAAGGTCAGGATCAGGGTGAACTTCAGGCCGGTCGTAAACAGGTAGATCCAGGAACGCTGGATGACGTCGAAATCGAAATTGCTGAACATGGATCAATGTCCTCCTGCGCTGGTGCTGCCGCCGGTGATGTAGCCCGGAACGGCGGTGACTTTTTCCAGCAGACGCGCCATGAACAGGGCGATGACGGAAATGATCACGTAGATGACGGTGGCACCGGTGAGCGCCTCGAACGTCTGGAAGGTAAATTCACGCATCGAGTAGGTCGCCGCAGTGAGCTCGACCAAGCCGATGGTCAGTGCCACCGAACTGTTCTTGATGATGGCGGCAAACTCGTTGGTCAGTGCCGGGATGATGATGCGGAAGGCCATCGGCAAGAGCACATAGCGATAGGTCTGCACCGGCGTCAAGCCCAGTGCGGCACCGGCCATGCGCTGGCCGCGCGGCAGTGCCTGGATGCCGGTGGTCACCTGCACCGCCACGCGGGAAGAGGTGAAGAAG is a window from the Herbaspirillum rubrisubalbicans genome containing:
- a CDS encoding amino acid ABC transporter permease, whose amino-acid sequence is MFSNFDFDVIQRSWIYLFTTGLKFTLILTFSAMAGGIILGTLLAMMRLSSNKPLSFIATTYVNLIRSIPLVLVIFWFYFLVPFIGAWIIGASEPIQVGAFESALITFILFEAAYYCEIMRSGIQSIPRGQVFAGYAIGMNYWQMMGNVVLPQAFRNMTPILLTQTIVLFQDVSLVYVLGSVPDFVTSASKIAQRDGRLVEMYLFVAVVYFILSFSLSQLVKRFQKKIAIIR
- a CDS encoding amino acid ABC transporter ATP-binding protein is translated as MIELNNVSKWYGSFQVLTDCSTSVKKGDVVVVCGPSGSGKSTLIKTVNGLEPFQKGTITVDGVSVGDPKTNLSKLRARIGMVFQNFELFPHLSIRENLTIGQIKVLGRSKEEATEKGLKYLDRVGLLAHKDKFPGQLSGGQQQRVAIARALSMDPIAMLFDEPTSALDPEMINEVLDVMVGLAQEGMTMMVVTHEMGFARKVANRVVFMDKGVVVEDCAKDEFFASPRSERARDFLAKIITH
- a CDS encoding amino acid ABC transporter permease; translation: MHYNWNWGIFWEMSPDGIPYIDTLLAGLKWTLATAACAWIMALILGTIFGTLRTTTKPWVVRIANGYVELFRNIPLLVQMFLWYFVMPELLPTAMGDWIKGLPNASFVTATLALGFFTSSRVAVQVTTGIQALPRGQRMAGAALGLTPVQTYRYVLLPMAFRIIIPALTNEFAAIIKNSSVALTIGLVELTAATYSMREFTFQTFEALTGATVIYVIISVIALFMARLLEKVTAVPGYITGGSTSAGGH